In Nakamurella antarctica, the following are encoded in one genomic region:
- a CDS encoding phosphatidylinositol mannoside acyltransferase yields the protein MSRAAEKLADLGYGAGWSLVKKMPEPLAKFTFDQAADLAFRRRGPNTVQFARNLHRVLGDQSTPESLAAVTHAGLRSYARYWRETFRLPAMDLTEVAQRGRDGYIGLHNITDGLASGRGVIVALPHCGNWDIAGLVMAQFYGGITTVAERLKPASLYDKFLAYRESLGFEVLPLTGGAVPPSQVLQERLKQGRMVCLLADRDLSSKGIPVTFFGEPTTMPAGPAMLAALTGADLLPANLFFTDNGWTTEIGAPIQVPGVRLRDQVHGGTQLLADFFASRIVEHPADWHMLQPLWAADRRPPKAGKAEATP from the coding sequence ATGAGTCGAGCAGCTGAGAAGCTGGCCGACCTGGGCTACGGCGCCGGGTGGTCCCTGGTCAAGAAAATGCCGGAGCCGCTCGCCAAGTTCACCTTCGATCAAGCAGCAGACCTCGCCTTCCGCCGTCGCGGCCCCAACACGGTCCAGTTCGCGCGAAACTTGCACCGCGTCCTGGGGGACCAGTCAACACCCGAGTCGCTCGCCGCGGTGACCCATGCGGGTCTGCGCTCCTACGCCCGGTACTGGCGCGAAACCTTCCGGCTGCCCGCAATGGATCTGACCGAGGTCGCGCAGCGGGGTCGGGACGGATACATCGGGCTGCACAACATCACCGACGGCCTTGCCTCCGGCCGCGGGGTTATCGTGGCGCTCCCGCACTGCGGTAACTGGGACATCGCCGGCCTCGTCATGGCGCAGTTCTACGGCGGGATCACCACGGTGGCCGAGCGACTCAAGCCAGCCAGCCTGTACGACAAATTCCTTGCCTACCGCGAATCGCTGGGTTTTGAGGTGCTGCCATTAACCGGCGGCGCGGTGCCGCCCTCGCAGGTGCTGCAAGAGCGTCTCAAACAAGGCCGGATGGTCTGCCTGCTCGCAGATCGTGACCTGTCGAGTAAGGGCATCCCTGTCACATTTTTCGGCGAACCCACCACGATGCCCGCGGGCCCCGCGATGTTGGCGGCGCTGACCGGCGCAGACCTGTTGCCAGCCAACCTCTTTTTCACCGACAACGGCTGGACCACCGAGATCGGCGCACCTATTCAGGTGCCCGGAGTCAGGCTCCGAGACCAAGTACACGGCGGCACCCAACTTCTCGCCGATTTCTTCGCGTCCAGAATCGTCGAACACCCCGCCGATTGGCATATGTTGCAGCCGCTCTGGGCGGCAGACCGCCGGCCCCCCAAGGCGGGCAAGGCCGAGGCCACGCCGTGA
- a CDS encoding glycosyltransferase family 4 protein, which produces MKIGLVCPYSVDSPGGVQVHVMDVARHLIALGHDVSVLAPGDDDSPVPDFVVTAGRSVGIPYNGSVARLSFGPVSYSRVHRWIRAGHFDVLHVHEPVAPSLSMLALIVADGPIVATFHTANPKSRALNAFQGILQPFMEKITGRIAVSELARQVQVEHLGGDAVIIPNGVDLEHYAGASPLADYPKPGRTIGFLGRYDEPRKGMAVLLAAIRLLLPKYPELTLLVAGKGDPAALLELAGPDLAPHLHLLGLVSEEDKVSMLASVDAYCAPNTGGESFGMILTEAMAAGTPVVASDLDAFKRVLEGGKAGRLFPVGDAAALAATLDGVLSDPAATAAMVVRATAVVAPYDWKVVTARILQVYETVIAADPRSVIEAD; this is translated from the coding sequence GTGAAAATCGGTCTCGTCTGTCCGTATTCGGTCGACTCGCCCGGCGGCGTCCAAGTCCACGTCATGGACGTCGCGCGGCACCTGATCGCCCTCGGCCACGATGTCTCGGTATTGGCCCCCGGCGATGACGACAGCCCCGTCCCCGACTTTGTGGTGACCGCGGGCCGCAGCGTCGGTATCCCCTACAACGGCTCGGTGGCCAGGCTCTCGTTTGGGCCGGTGTCGTACTCCCGAGTGCACCGCTGGATCCGGGCCGGCCACTTCGATGTGCTGCACGTCCACGAGCCGGTGGCGCCCAGCCTGTCGATGTTGGCGCTGATCGTTGCCGACGGTCCCATCGTCGCGACATTCCACACTGCAAACCCAAAGTCCAGGGCCCTCAACGCTTTTCAGGGTATTCTGCAGCCCTTCATGGAAAAGATCACCGGCCGGATCGCCGTCAGCGAGTTGGCCCGGCAGGTCCAGGTCGAGCACCTGGGCGGCGACGCCGTCATCATTCCCAACGGAGTGGACCTCGAGCACTACGCCGGCGCCAGCCCGCTGGCGGATTACCCGAAACCTGGCCGCACCATCGGCTTCCTCGGCCGCTATGACGAACCACGCAAAGGCATGGCGGTCCTCCTCGCCGCCATCCGGCTGTTGCTGCCGAAATACCCGGAACTGACGCTGCTGGTGGCGGGGAAGGGCGATCCGGCGGCGCTGCTGGAACTCGCCGGACCAGATCTTGCCCCGCACCTGCACCTGCTGGGGTTGGTGAGCGAAGAAGACAAGGTCTCGATGCTCGCATCGGTCGATGCGTACTGCGCGCCGAACACCGGCGGCGAAAGTTTCGGGATGATCCTCACCGAAGCGATGGCCGCCGGCACCCCCGTTGTCGCCAGCGATTTGGACGCGTTCAAGCGGGTTCTCGAAGGCGGCAAAGCCGGCCGGCTATTCCCAGTGGGGGACGCGGCCGCCTTGGCAGCGACGCTCGATGGCGTCCTTTCAGACCCTGCGGCAACTGCTGCGATGGTCGTGCGGGCCACGGCTGTGGTCGCCCCGTACGACTGGAAAGTGGTGACGGCCCGCATCCTTCAGGTCTACGAGACCGTGATCGCCGCGGACCCCCGCTCCGTGATCGAGGCCGACTGA
- a CDS encoding NUDIX hydrolase, protein MGFVVAIVIALLLVAALRLWRIAVRVDRLHRRTEAAWAGLEVALARRAVAARALAAAGGLDPDLAAVLRSSALAVESASRPDRADAENELTRALQLLPISIDPGLAAELFETADRVMLARRFYNDAVRDTRALRSDRFTRMFRLAGRASLPQYFEIAEYQLPKAVARVSARVVLFNEDDKVLLMEGHDPSAPGANWWFTPGGGVETGESLVQAAVRELHEETGLALAESDLHGPIWWRVARISYDGAIFEQTEHFFLARAHPDPDKWLSRAGFTDLERLAIGELRWFDRAELVGADSPVYPVELAAKLPAALAVLQAPTDASPTQIH, encoded by the coding sequence ATGGGCTTTGTCGTCGCGATCGTCATTGCACTGCTGTTGGTGGCAGCGCTGCGGCTGTGGAGAATCGCTGTTCGTGTCGATCGCCTGCATCGGCGTACCGAGGCAGCATGGGCTGGCCTGGAAGTCGCGCTGGCCCGCCGCGCCGTCGCTGCCAGAGCATTGGCGGCCGCCGGGGGACTCGACCCCGACCTGGCAGCAGTCCTGCGGTCGAGCGCACTCGCGGTCGAGTCGGCCAGCCGGCCCGATCGTGCTGACGCGGAAAACGAGCTGACCAGGGCTCTCCAGCTACTCCCAATCAGCATCGACCCGGGCCTTGCCGCCGAGCTGTTCGAAACAGCAGATCGCGTCATGCTGGCTAGGCGCTTTTACAACGATGCGGTCCGCGATACCCGTGCGCTGCGCAGTGACCGCTTCACCAGGATGTTCCGGCTCGCAGGCCGCGCATCCCTGCCGCAGTACTTCGAAATCGCGGAATATCAGCTGCCGAAGGCGGTGGCCCGCGTGTCCGCCCGGGTCGTGCTATTCAACGAGGACGACAAGGTCCTGCTCATGGAGGGCCACGACCCGTCGGCACCTGGCGCCAACTGGTGGTTCACCCCCGGGGGCGGCGTCGAAACCGGCGAATCCCTGGTGCAGGCGGCGGTGCGTGAGCTGCACGAGGAGACCGGCCTAGCTTTGGCCGAGAGTGATCTGCACGGGCCGATCTGGTGGCGCGTCGCGCGCATCTCCTATGACGGCGCCATCTTCGAGCAGACCGAACACTTCTTCCTGGCCAGAGCCCACCCCGATCCCGACAAGTGGCTCAGCCGAGCAGGTTTCACCGATCTGGAGCGGCTCGCCATCGGCGAACTTCGGTGGTTTGACAGGGCCGAACTGGTGGGCGCGGACAGTCCGGTGTACCCGGTGGAGTTAGCCGCCAAGCTGCCCGCCGCGTTAGCAGTGCTACAGGCGCCGACCGACGCCTCGCCCACCCAGATCCATTAG
- a CDS encoding DUF3048 domain-containing protein, whose translation MSPSQRTFSRRAPKLAGFAASVVAMTVLAGTVLAACGSADVAVESSAAPSTVSTSSTTKTTPKTTSTTTTPTPTPTPVPESTPEPAPAPPAAPAPINPLTGLDFSANPVLAVKIDNTDFGGLQYGTSAADIVYVEQVEGGLTRLVAVFHSTLPEEVGPVRSVRTTDAELLRPLGKPALVFSGGSGVPVQALRESPVIDASQGAIGGAYWRSSVASGSYNLHANLAQISTSIPDISQPNNIGFTFGADYPAMAAGRDVTSLAVSMSRTIKFTYNDGAYQYIRKDKVSVDGNDGATIAPVNLLVQNVQNQPDGVVDTNGSPSYKTDTVGSGTFTLYRDGKAIDGTWSRTELDGATSYLDGAGAPVLFKPGKTWVMLAPQNSSVSEG comes from the coding sequence TTGTCCCCGTCCCAGCGGACATTTTCCAGACGCGCCCCGAAGCTCGCTGGTTTTGCCGCGTCAGTGGTGGCAATGACGGTGCTGGCAGGGACGGTGCTGGCAGCCTGTGGCTCCGCCGACGTCGCCGTCGAATCCAGCGCGGCGCCCAGCACTGTTTCCACGTCGAGCACCACGAAGACCACTCCAAAGACCACCTCCACGACGACGACGCCCACCCCTACCCCCACCCCGGTTCCGGAGTCCACGCCGGAGCCTGCTCCGGCACCACCCGCGGCCCCCGCACCGATCAACCCTCTGACCGGCTTAGATTTCTCCGCTAACCCGGTGCTCGCGGTCAAGATCGACAACACCGACTTCGGCGGGCTGCAATATGGCACCTCCGCAGCCGACATCGTCTACGTCGAACAAGTCGAAGGCGGTCTCACCAGGCTCGTTGCCGTGTTCCACAGCACCCTGCCCGAAGAGGTCGGCCCAGTCCGCAGCGTTCGAACCACCGACGCCGAACTGTTGCGGCCGCTGGGAAAACCCGCGTTGGTGTTCTCCGGCGGTTCGGGAGTTCCCGTCCAGGCTCTGCGGGAATCACCCGTCATTGACGCGTCCCAAGGCGCCATCGGCGGGGCCTACTGGCGCTCGTCGGTCGCGTCCGGCTCGTACAACTTGCACGCGAACTTGGCACAAATCTCCACCTCGATTCCGGATATCAGCCAACCCAACAACATTGGCTTCACCTTCGGCGCCGACTACCCGGCCATGGCCGCCGGGCGCGACGTCACCAGCCTGGCAGTCAGCATGAGTAGGACCATCAAATTCACCTACAACGACGGCGCCTACCAGTACATCCGCAAGGACAAGGTGTCAGTGGACGGTAACGACGGCGCCACCATCGCGCCCGTCAATCTGCTCGTGCAGAACGTCCAAAACCAGCCGGACGGCGTCGTCGATACCAATGGAAGCCCCTCGTACAAGACCGACACCGTCGGCTCGGGCACCTTCACGCTGTATCGCGACGGCAAGGCTATCGACGGAACGTGGAGCCGCACCGAACTCGACGGCGCCACCAGCTACCTCGATGGCGCCGGCGCGCCCGTCCTGTTCAAGCCGGGCAAGACCTGGGTGATGTTGGCGCCGCAGAACTCTTCCGTTTCGGAGGGCTAG
- a CDS encoding PLP-dependent aminotransferase family protein, with amino-acid sequence MSMPQLRISAPSLVRQVSVGVTPDRLADDLSRVGPSYRELARRIRSALLEGRLAVSTGLPSERELATAAGLSRTTVAAAYGLLRDDGWLSSVRGSGSRLTFPADTKSAGAWAIGGKIATDDSGAIDLTTASSPAPADEILTAVAAAAQQLPALLRADGYHPLGLRQLREGIARRYTDAHLPTSADEILITNGAQHAWSLILATLSAPGDRVLLECPTYPLALDAVRAARRVPVPIPVRADPSHAWDIDLIAASLRQASPRLAYLIPDFHNPTGALMDADTRARVIAACAGTSTLLVVDESLREVPFPSTGELPPPLAAFDDASRVLTIGSISKSLWGGLRVGWIRTTRTLVNRLGEARSLGDMAGSVLDQLVVLAILENPGTAMLSQATRLAAGCAALLEALAEHLPKWTPTTPSGGASLWVELPGPYASELARMAPGVGVHIVPGPRFGPDGTMDSYLRLPFTAAPEQLTAAVIRLASIDAAAAAARPGIPERWMT; translated from the coding sequence ATGTCGATGCCACAGTTGCGCATTTCCGCGCCAAGCCTTGTTCGCCAGGTCAGCGTCGGCGTCACTCCCGATCGGCTCGCCGACGACCTGTCGCGCGTGGGCCCGAGCTACCGAGAGCTGGCGCGGCGCATTCGATCGGCACTTCTTGAGGGCAGGCTCGCGGTGTCCACCGGGCTCCCCAGCGAGCGCGAACTTGCCACCGCCGCGGGCCTGTCGCGCACTACGGTGGCGGCTGCCTACGGGTTGCTACGCGATGACGGCTGGCTGAGCAGTGTGCGCGGATCCGGTAGCCGGCTCACGTTCCCCGCCGATACGAAATCGGCTGGCGCGTGGGCGATTGGCGGAAAAATCGCGACGGATGACTCGGGCGCCATCGACCTGACCACCGCATCCTCCCCAGCACCGGCGGACGAAATTCTCACCGCCGTTGCCGCCGCCGCCCAGCAATTGCCTGCGCTGCTCCGAGCTGACGGCTACCACCCCTTGGGCCTGCGGCAGCTTCGTGAAGGGATCGCCCGCCGCTACACCGACGCTCATCTGCCCACCAGCGCAGACGAAATACTGATCACCAACGGCGCGCAGCACGCGTGGTCGCTGATTCTGGCGACGCTGTCCGCTCCCGGCGACCGGGTGCTGCTGGAGTGCCCGACCTATCCGCTCGCCTTGGACGCCGTCCGCGCGGCGCGCCGGGTTCCGGTACCGATCCCCGTGCGTGCGGACCCGTCACACGCGTGGGATATCGACCTGATCGCGGCGTCCCTGCGGCAGGCAAGCCCGCGGCTGGCGTACCTGATCCCCGACTTTCACAATCCGACCGGCGCACTGATGGATGCGGACACTAGGGCACGTGTGATCGCAGCGTGTGCGGGCACGTCAACGCTGCTGGTGGTCGATGAGTCGCTGCGCGAAGTCCCGTTCCCGAGCACCGGAGAGTTGCCGCCGCCCCTGGCCGCCTTCGATGACGCCAGCCGCGTGCTCACAATCGGTTCGATCTCCAAATCGCTGTGGGGCGGGCTTCGGGTCGGGTGGATCCGCACCACCCGGACGCTGGTCAACAGGCTCGGCGAGGCGCGCTCGCTCGGCGACATGGCCGGGTCGGTTCTGGATCAGCTTGTGGTTCTCGCCATCCTCGAAAACCCAGGCACCGCAATGCTTTCTCAAGCAACGAGGCTGGCGGCGGGGTGCGCGGCACTGTTGGAGGCACTGGCGGAACATCTACCGAAGTGGACCCCGACCACGCCCAGCGGTGGGGCGTCATTGTGGGTCGAACTTCCCGGGCCCTATGCCAGCGAACTGGCCAGGATGGCCCCCGGCGTCGGAGTGCACATCGTTCCGGGACCACGGTTCGGACCAGACGGAACCATGGACTCCTACCTTCGCTTGCCGTTCACCGCCGCGCCCGAGCAACTGACGGCAGCCGTCATCCGGCTTGCGAGTATCGACGCTGCGGCCGCGGCGGCCCGGCCCGGCATCCCCGAACGCTGGATGACCTGA
- a CDS encoding YczE/YyaS/YitT family protein, producing the protein MTGQLPRAAHAQPAPEPSYFVHRGIFRAVQPIPRDQLVRRFGQLSVGLLLYGLSMALMIQSSLGLGPWDVFHQGVAKRVPVSFGVVVIAVSLVVLLLWIPLKQKPGIGTVANAFVVGAATDLGLWLFPVIHQVAWGIAAMVLAIGANALAGALYIGAGLGPGPRDGLMTGLVRRGVGSVFVVRSCLEGTVLLIGWLLGGTVFVGTVLYAATIGPCLHWMMPIFHIKPRPPATEPAGAGPEQPRAGAPESR; encoded by the coding sequence ATGACAGGCCAATTACCTCGAGCTGCACACGCGCAGCCCGCACCCGAACCCTCATATTTCGTCCACCGCGGTATCTTTCGCGCCGTGCAACCCATTCCCCGCGATCAGCTGGTGCGAAGGTTTGGACAACTCTCGGTCGGTCTTCTGCTGTACGGGCTATCGATGGCGCTCATGATCCAATCCAGCCTTGGCCTCGGCCCATGGGATGTATTCCATCAAGGTGTGGCCAAACGTGTACCGGTGAGTTTCGGTGTGGTCGTCATTGCCGTCTCCCTCGTCGTGCTGCTGCTCTGGATACCGCTCAAACAAAAGCCCGGCATCGGCACCGTCGCGAACGCGTTCGTGGTCGGAGCCGCTACCGACTTGGGCCTGTGGCTCTTTCCCGTCATTCACCAGGTGGCATGGGGGATCGCGGCTATGGTCCTGGCCATCGGAGCCAACGCTCTCGCTGGCGCCCTATACATCGGCGCCGGGTTGGGACCGGGCCCGCGTGATGGGCTGATGACGGGGCTCGTGCGGCGCGGAGTCGGATCGGTGTTCGTCGTCCGAAGTTGCCTCGAGGGCACCGTGTTGCTGATCGGCTGGTTACTCGGCGGCACCGTCTTCGTCGGCACCGTTCTCTACGCCGCAACGATCGGGCCCTGCCTGCACTGGATGATGCCGATCTTCCACATTAAACCGCGACCCCCTGCAACTGAACCCGCTGGGGCTGGCCCGGAGCAGCCGCGCGCGGGTGCCCCGGAGTCCCGATAG
- a CDS encoding YebC/PmpR family DNA-binding transcriptional regulator, translated as MSGHSKWATTKHQKAAKDAKRSKNFAKLIKNIEVAARSGGGDVNGNPTLFDAVARAKKESVPKDNIDRAVKRGSGADGGGVEYTAITYEGYGPSGVAIMIECLTENRNRAASEVRVAVTRNGGNMAEIGSVSYLFNRKGSIVLPKGDLSEDDLLMAVLDAGAEEVIDQGDTFEVLAETTDLSAVRAALIEAGMEYDSVDLTFIPTLHVAVDVEAARKVLRLVDAIEDLDDVQNVYTNVDISDEVGAALEED; from the coding sequence ATGAGCGGCCACTCAAAGTGGGCAACCACCAAGCACCAGAAGGCAGCCAAGGACGCCAAGCGGAGTAAAAACTTCGCCAAGCTGATCAAGAATATCGAGGTGGCGGCTCGTTCCGGCGGCGGCGATGTTAACGGCAACCCCACGTTGTTCGACGCGGTCGCGCGCGCGAAGAAAGAGTCTGTTCCCAAAGACAACATCGACCGCGCCGTCAAGCGAGGCTCGGGCGCCGACGGCGGCGGCGTCGAATACACCGCCATCACCTACGAGGGCTACGGTCCGAGCGGGGTCGCGATCATGATCGAGTGCCTCACCGAGAACCGTAACCGGGCAGCCTCCGAAGTTCGTGTCGCCGTTACGCGCAACGGTGGCAATATGGCCGAAATCGGTTCGGTGTCCTACCTTTTCAACCGCAAGGGCAGCATTGTCCTGCCCAAGGGCGACCTCAGTGAGGACGACCTTCTGATGGCGGTACTGGACGCCGGCGCCGAAGAAGTGATCGACCAGGGTGACACCTTTGAGGTGCTGGCCGAGACCACTGACCTCTCTGCTGTCCGCGCCGCGCTGATCGAAGCGGGCATGGAATATGACTCCGTCGATCTCACCTTCATCCCCACACTCCACGTGGCGGTGGATGTGGAGGCGGCCCGCAAGGTCCTGCGATTAGTGGACGCCATTGAAGACCTTGACGACGTGCAAAACGTCTACACCAACGTTGACATCTCCGACGAGGTGGGCGCGGCGCTCGAAGAGGACTGA
- the ruvC gene encoding crossover junction endodeoxyribonuclease RuvC, producing MRVLGVDPGLTRCGVGVVDEGLGRRWKLIDVSVARTPSGSDLAHRLLSVASHVEAAMDLHRPDAVAIERVFSQQNVLTVIGVAQATGVVALAAARRGIPVAWHTPSEVKAAVTGSGVADKAQVTFMITKLLRLTAAPKPADAADALALAMCHLMRSPLIGRLAAVQQTGKIAAAEAKAAGAPPSRWELAEREARKQAPIALARRRAALQAETKKAGLR from the coding sequence ATGCGCGTGCTCGGCGTGGATCCCGGGCTGACCAGGTGCGGGGTGGGCGTGGTCGATGAGGGTCTGGGCAGACGCTGGAAGCTCATTGACGTCAGCGTCGCGCGGACGCCATCGGGCTCGGATCTCGCGCACCGGCTGCTGTCTGTTGCCTCCCATGTCGAGGCCGCGATGGACCTCCACCGGCCGGATGCGGTCGCCATCGAGCGCGTCTTCAGCCAACAGAATGTGCTGACGGTGATCGGGGTAGCGCAGGCCACCGGCGTGGTGGCGCTGGCTGCCGCTCGGCGCGGAATCCCGGTCGCTTGGCACACGCCCAGCGAGGTGAAGGCCGCCGTCACCGGAAGTGGCGTCGCCGACAAGGCGCAGGTCACGTTTATGATCACCAAATTATTACGCTTGACGGCAGCGCCCAAGCCGGCTGACGCTGCGGATGCGTTGGCATTAGCCATGTGTCACCTGATGCGGTCGCCGCTGATCGGACGGTTGGCTGCCGTCCAGCAGACGGGCAAGATCGCCGCGGCCGAGGCTAAAGCCGCGGGCGCGCCGCCGTCCCGGTGGGAGCTCGCGGAGCGCGAGGCGCGCAAGCAAGCACCCATCGCGCTTGCCCGTCGCCGAGCGGCGCTGCAGGCAGAAACGAAGAAGGCAGGGTTACGGTGA
- the ruvA gene encoding Holliday junction branch migration protein RuvA has product MISSLRGTVQGISLDRVVIEVGGVGMSVRATPATLATLKRGTEAYLATTLVVREDSLTLYGFAADDARDLFELVQSVSGVGPKIAMALLAVFPPDELIQALGTGDVKRLTRAPGIGTKGAERLVLELRDKVGRLATAGGATSLSAGSGLGWTDKLTEALVGLGWSAKQASDAVESIAAETTDAAVVSGDVGVLLRRALALLGRSR; this is encoded by the coding sequence GTGATTTCGTCTTTACGCGGCACGGTCCAAGGCATCTCATTGGACAGGGTGGTGATCGAAGTGGGCGGCGTCGGAATGTCGGTCCGCGCCACCCCCGCGACGCTGGCAACCCTGAAGCGGGGGACCGAAGCCTACCTCGCGACCACGCTGGTGGTGCGCGAAGATTCGCTCACCCTCTACGGTTTCGCCGCCGACGATGCGCGCGACCTCTTCGAATTGGTGCAGTCAGTGTCCGGCGTCGGTCCCAAAATTGCGATGGCGTTGCTCGCCGTTTTCCCGCCGGACGAGCTGATCCAAGCGCTGGGGACGGGTGATGTCAAACGTTTGACCAGAGCGCCGGGCATCGGCACCAAGGGTGCGGAGCGCTTAGTGCTGGAACTGCGCGACAAGGTCGGCCGCCTCGCCACTGCAGGAGGCGCGACCTCGCTCTCCGCGGGCTCCGGGTTGGGCTGGACCGACAAACTGACCGAGGCTTTGGTGGGGCTCGGCTGGAGCGCGAAGCAAGCAAGTGACGCCGTCGAGTCAATTGCTGCCGAAACCACCGATGCCGCAGTCGTTTCCGGTGACGTCGGCGTATTGCTCCGTCGCGCTTTGGCGTTGCTGGGGCGTTCCCGATGA
- the ruvB gene encoding Holliday junction branch migration DNA helicase RuvB, whose product MTDIPEFRSEFHEPDLDPHADTSVVVPDEIPGDELESSLRPKNLREFVGQHRVREQLELVLSGAKQRGAVPDHVLLAGPPGLGKTSLAMIIAAELGTSLRITSGPALERAGDLAAMLSNLVEGDVLFIDEIHRIARPAEEMLYLAMEDFRVDVIVGKGPGATSIPLEIAPFTLVGATTRSGQLTSPLRDRFGFTAHMEFYSPEELQHIITRSAVILGVDLRAAGAEEIARRSRGTPRIANRLLRRVRDFAEVRSDGAVTVDIARQALKVYDVDELGLDRLDRAVLRVLCESFGGGPVGLTTLAVAVGEEPTTVEEVCEPFLVRVGMLARTPRGRVATSRAWEHLGLSPDTGAFAPTPLFTD is encoded by the coding sequence ATGACGGATATTCCGGAGTTCCGGTCCGAATTTCACGAACCCGATCTAGACCCGCACGCCGACACTTCTGTCGTGGTCCCCGACGAAATCCCCGGCGACGAACTTGAAAGCTCCTTGAGGCCAAAGAATCTCCGGGAGTTCGTGGGGCAGCACCGGGTACGCGAACAATTGGAGCTGGTGCTTTCCGGCGCGAAGCAGCGCGGCGCAGTACCCGACCACGTTCTCCTCGCAGGTCCGCCCGGGCTGGGCAAGACCTCGCTGGCAATGATCATCGCCGCCGAGTTGGGTACTTCGTTGCGGATCACCTCGGGGCCGGCGCTGGAGCGAGCCGGCGACCTGGCGGCGATGCTGTCGAACCTGGTGGAAGGTGACGTCCTGTTCATCGACGAAATCCACCGGATCGCCCGCCCCGCAGAAGAAATGCTCTACCTGGCGATGGAGGATTTCCGAGTGGACGTCATCGTCGGGAAGGGCCCCGGTGCTACCTCGATCCCGCTCGAGATCGCGCCGTTCACCCTGGTCGGCGCAACAACCCGCTCCGGGCAACTGACCTCGCCCCTGCGTGACCGGTTTGGGTTCACCGCCCATATGGAGTTCTACTCGCCGGAAGAGTTACAGCACATCATCACTCGCTCCGCCGTCATCCTCGGCGTCGACCTTCGGGCCGCGGGCGCGGAGGAAATTGCGCGTCGCTCGCGAGGAACCCCTCGCATCGCCAACCGCCTGCTGCGGCGCGTCCGCGACTTCGCCGAGGTCCGATCAGACGGCGCCGTCACCGTCGATATCGCCCGTCAGGCACTCAAGGTCTACGACGTAGACGAACTCGGGCTGGACCGACTCGACCGTGCGGTCCTGCGGGTGCTGTGCGAATCCTTCGGCGGGGGGCCCGTGGGCCTGACCACGCTGGCCGTCGCGGTCGGTGAGGAGCCGACCACGGTAGAAGAAGTGTGCGAGCCCTTCCTCGTGCGGGTGGGAATGCTGGCGAGAACCCCGCGCGGCCGGGTAGCAACATCCAGAGCCTGGGAACACCTCGGCCTGAGCCCGGACACCGGCGCCTTCGCCCCGACACCGCTCTTTACTGACTAA
- the yajC gene encoding preprotein translocase subunit YajC, producing MDQLLLPIILIGALVVVMYFSSKKRKKMLADDKAMKDSIVPGTRIMTTSGLHATVTAMADDTVELEIAPGVRTTWIKAAIREVVVPVLDEPLDGFEDDYADLGDDTDSDQTNVDLRKKDLG from the coding sequence ATGGACCAACTTTTGCTGCCAATCATCCTGATCGGCGCGCTCGTGGTGGTGATGTACTTCTCCTCCAAGAAGCGCAAGAAGATGCTTGCCGACGACAAGGCCATGAAGGACTCGATCGTCCCCGGCACCCGCATCATGACCACCTCCGGTTTGCACGCAACGGTCACCGCGATGGCTGACGACACCGTCGAGCTGGAAATTGCCCCCGGCGTCCGCACCACGTGGATCAAAGCTGCAATTCGTGAAGTTGTCGTGCCGGTCCTCGATGAGCCGCTGGACGGCTTCGAGGACGATTACGCCGACCTGGGCGACGACACCGATTCCGACCAGACCAATGTGGATCTGCGGAAGAAAGACCTCGGCTAA